A window from Pseudomonas sp. MRSN 12121 encodes these proteins:
- a CDS encoding AraC family transcriptional regulator gives MTDDFALGGISYNPEAVLKSSSKGWGYGRIDHVHAESEHTVEVKREQPTLILFDAGAATDGMSWLDGKRSTGPRCLDRKIDLIPAHSEFSGNFHGRGKIAYTAITIDERLAAFLPSGDKGLVLSPLFTLNEPRIRWLSERFVSVDDPLHRESIAILLLVEMSKVEVREYRSALPALKLRYLKEYVLENLHRPMDLEELAGCVGLSPFYFSREFKKAIGVSPYQYVIECRLQLANGLIVDTDRSILDIALACGFSSGSQFSKVFSDKFGMTPSMARKQSR, from the coding sequence ATGACTGATGACTTTGCACTGGGTGGAATTTCCTATAACCCGGAAGCGGTGTTGAAGTCCTCGTCCAAGGGATGGGGATATGGTCGGATTGATCATGTGCATGCAGAAAGCGAGCACACCGTCGAGGTGAAAAGAGAGCAGCCCACCTTGATTCTGTTTGACGCCGGGGCGGCTACCGATGGCATGTCCTGGCTGGATGGCAAGAGGTCGACAGGCCCACGGTGTCTGGACAGGAAAATTGATCTGATTCCTGCTCACAGCGAGTTTTCAGGAAACTTTCATGGCCGGGGCAAAATCGCCTATACCGCGATCACAATAGATGAACGACTGGCTGCTTTTTTACCGAGTGGGGATAAGGGCCTGGTGCTATCTCCTTTGTTTACCCTTAATGAACCCAGGATTAGATGGCTGAGCGAACGGTTTGTGAGTGTGGATGACCCGCTCCATCGTGAGTCAATTGCCATTTTGTTGTTGGTCGAGATGTCTAAGGTCGAAGTAAGGGAGTATCGCTCGGCCCTGCCTGCACTCAAGCTCAGGTATTTGAAAGAATATGTACTGGAGAACTTACATCGTCCGATGGATTTGGAAGAGTTGGCGGGGTGTGTTGGCTTGAGCCCTTTTTATTTTTCCAGAGAGTTCAAGAAGGCGATTGGCGTTTCTCCGTATCAGTATGTAATAGAATGCAGGCTGCAGCTTGCAAATGGACTTATTGTCGATACGGATCGCTCTATTCTGGATATTGCCCTGGCCTGTGGCTTTAGCTCGGGAAGTCAATTCAGCAAGGTATTCTCGGATAAGTTTGGCATGACCCCGTCAATGGCCAGGAAACAATCAAGGTGA